From Solidesulfovibrio carbinoliphilus subsp. oakridgensis, the proteins below share one genomic window:
- the murD gene encoding UDP-N-acetylmuramoyl-L-alanine--D-glutamate ligase, translating into MRDMLHAGQLSGHQSVVVGAGASGRAAARLLSRLGASVRFLEKNAASVTDAFRAEAVEAGYDLRVGDHGPADFAGADLVVLSPGIRAASLTDCLAACPGAQVVSELELASWFTAEPIVAVTGSNGKTTTVMLISHLLEAAGRKVFTGGNIGTPLSEYVLAGDPADVVVLEVSSFQLQLVRTFRPRVGVLLNFSPNHLDWHADLDEYLDAKLNLFKAQRPGDLALVPEELRETLAGRTLSKGEVVWFAPSGRFHCPRLAGLHNRQNMEAAYLACQPFGVTEETAKAAFESFAPAPHRLQIIGEKRGVLFVDDSKATTVAAMEAALKSFDRPVRLLCGGVWKGGDLAALLPLLKGKVASVGLFGASREIFEAAWAGQVPLFYEPTQKAAVTRLFAEAVPGDVILLSPATASFDLYDSYKARGRDFQEIFAGLPMGPAGQAEGRP; encoded by the coding sequence ATGCGCGACATGCTTCATGCGGGACAATTGAGCGGGCACCAATCCGTTGTCGTCGGCGCCGGCGCTTCGGGACGGGCGGCGGCCCGCCTCCTGTCGCGCCTTGGCGCCTCGGTCCGGTTCCTCGAGAAAAACGCCGCCTCCGTCACCGACGCCTTCCGGGCCGAGGCCGTGGAAGCCGGCTACGACCTGCGCGTGGGCGACCACGGGCCGGCCGATTTCGCCGGCGCGGACCTGGTGGTCCTCTCGCCCGGCATCCGGGCCGCCTCGCTCACCGACTGCCTGGCCGCCTGCCCCGGGGCCCAGGTCGTGTCCGAGCTGGAACTGGCCTCGTGGTTCACGGCTGAGCCCATCGTCGCGGTCACGGGCTCCAACGGCAAGACCACCACGGTCATGCTCATAAGCCACCTGCTCGAGGCCGCCGGCCGCAAGGTCTTCACCGGCGGCAACATCGGCACGCCCTTGTCCGAATACGTCCTGGCCGGCGACCCGGCCGACGTGGTGGTCCTCGAGGTGTCGAGCTTCCAGCTCCAGCTGGTCAGGACGTTTCGGCCGCGCGTCGGCGTGCTGCTCAATTTTTCGCCCAACCACCTCGACTGGCACGCGGACCTCGACGAATATCTCGACGCCAAGCTCAATCTTTTCAAGGCCCAGCGCCCCGGCGATCTGGCCCTCGTGCCCGAGGAACTGCGGGAGACTCTGGCCGGCCGGACCCTGAGCAAGGGCGAGGTCGTCTGGTTCGCACCGTCGGGCCGGTTTCACTGCCCGCGTCTGGCGGGCCTGCACAACCGCCAGAACATGGAGGCCGCCTACCTCGCCTGCCAGCCCTTCGGCGTCACCGAAGAGACGGCCAAGGCCGCCTTCGAGAGCTTTGCCCCGGCCCCGCACCGGCTCCAGATCATCGGCGAGAAGCGGGGCGTCCTTTTCGTCGACGACTCCAAGGCCACCACGGTCGCGGCCATGGAGGCGGCCCTCAAAAGCTTCGACCGGCCGGTCCGGCTCCTGTGCGGCGGCGTCTGGAAGGGCGGCGACCTGGCGGCCCTGCTGCCGCTTCTGAAGGGAAAAGTCGCCTCGGTCGGGCTCTTTGGGGCCAGCCGCGAGATTTTCGAGGCCGCCTGGGCCGGGCAGGTGCCGCTTTTTTACGAGCCGACCCAGAAGGCGGCGGTCACGCGGCTTTTCGCCGAGGCCGTCCCCGGCGACGTGATCCTCCTGTCCCCGGCCACGGCCAGCTTCGACCTGTATGACAGCTACAAGGCCAGGGGTCGGGACTTCCAGGAGATCTTCGCCGGCCTGCCCATGGGACCGGCCGGACAGGCGGAGGGCAGGCCATGA